The Chryseobacterium phocaeense genome includes the window TTTCAAGAATTGGATCTGTTAAACAAAAATGTCCTGCACCATGGCAGGACATTCTTTATATTGTGTACTCTTAATTAGTGTTCAGTCTTCGGAGCTTTCTCAGCTTCAGCAGGTTTTACTGCTGCTGTACTGTCTGTTTTAGGAGCTGCAGTTTCGTGCTTTTCAGCTGGGGCTGCCTCATGGTGACCCGCTGCAGCCTCGTGACCGTGTGCTTCGCCTCCACCCTGAGCATCATCAGAATATCTCTCTACTCCTTCTTCCAGTTTCAGCGTATTCTTGTTTCCTCCTGCCTGGATTTTTTTACAGCTTACGGCTACCGTTGCAACAGCTAAACATATAATTAGTTTTTTCATATGTAAAATTTATTTTTTAAGGTCTGTGGAATCGCAATTTTTAGCCGGTTATCTTTATTTTAACAGCAAGCGATTTCCAGCTTGAATTTTTAATTGCCCAAAATTAAGAAATCCTGCTTTTTGGGGCAACATTTTTATACTGATTTTAAAATAATTTTACCTTTTTTGGATTGTGTAAAAATAAGGTAGTCTTTTCCGCCGTCTTTTATCCCATATTTCTTTTTGATTTCTTCCGGTTTCAGAGGATAATTTTTTGAAATGATATTGAAAGAGTCTTTCTTTTTAATCTGCTTAGATTCAATAATTTCCATCTCAAAAACTCTCCCGGGAAAATCATCAACCTTTTGATCTGAAGTATAGATATGGGTATTGGGATGCAGCTTTTTAAGTCCGAATCTTTCAGAGATCAGATTAAAAACACCTGCTTTTAAAATACTGTTGTTCGGGATGTATATGAATTTTTCCGGCTCGGAATAAGCTGCCTGGCTTTTTTCTTCTTCTCCAAACCTGAATAAAAATGCAGATTCTTCACTTTCGAGATTCACACAGTTCACCATAATTTCATCCTTTTCCTCACTGGACAGGAAAATAACAGCCTCCTTTACATCATTTCTTACTGCGATAATTTCTATCCTGAAAATTTCCGGCAGCACAGAGACCAGATATTTTATATCGATCAAGGGAGAAAGCTTGACCACCACCTGATCTCCTCTTGACAGAAGCTTTTCTTTGATCTGAAGAATGTCGGGTGAAAGATCTTCCAGAAGAAAAACTTTATTTTTGTTCTGGTCTCTTCTTGCCGGATCCAGATAAATAATGTCAAAATGCTCCTGACTGTCATTCAGAAAATCTTCCAGGTTTTGATTTATAAAAGTTGCATCCCGCTCTAATACAGCCCAGTTATGCTTTACAATATCCAACAATTGCGGATTCTGTTCCACCAAAGTAACTTCATTAAAATTTTGGGAAAGGTAATAGGCATCAATTCCGAAACCACTGGTAAGATCAATGAATTTCTCACCTTTGAACATCTGCGATTTATAAAGAGCTGTTTTCTCTGAGGATGCCTGTTCCAGATTCAGCTGGGGCGGAAAAATAATTCCTTCCTTTAAAAGAAAGGGAAATTTTTTCTGCGCGGTCTGCTTTCCTTTGATCTGCTGGACGATTTCCTGCATGGAAACTTCGGGAAATGTTGATTTTTTCAGGAGAAGGGTATGCAGATCTGTGTTTAGATTGGCATGGATGTAGTCCTGGATTTCTTTGCTGATTAAGTTATTTCCCACAGATTTTTTGAATTTTCATAATATTGTAAAACGCCCGCATATCAATAGAAATACTTTGACTCCGTTCAGTATGGCATTTGGAATTTTAAAAACTTAACCTGGCTTACTGAAGAATCAAAGTGCCTTCTTATCTTTTATAAAAAATATAGTCCGTCAATATCGGCTTGATACCGTTCTGTTTAAGAAGCGTATTGATCTGACCACGGTGATAGGTGGAATGGTTAACGGCATGGAACAGCATTTCAAAAATACTGTTTTCAAACCTGTCTCCCCTTGAATTACGGTATCCAATTCTTGTATCCAGATCCTGGCTTTGAACTATTTCAGTGCTTTTCAGAAAGTTCTGGTGGTTGATGTTTTCAAGCGCTTCGAAAGGATTGATCTGCCATACTTCAAAGGTCTCTTCTCCTGATATTCTTGCATTCCAGATTTGCTGGGCATTGAGTGTATGATTGATCAGACTGATTGTTTTTTCATCAACTTTTGATATATTTTCTGAAATCTTTTTGATCATTTCTCTGTTGAAATGATAGGTGTATTCAAATAGGTCGATCAGTTTTTCTATCATTTCAGATTATTTTTTGAGTTAACCACAGATGGCACAGATTTATACGGATGCTTGTGCATATTTTTTGTTATAAAAAAATGAAATTATTCAAACATTTCAGCCCATCGTACGGGTTTTATTTCTTTTTCGTTGTAGAGATCCTCAATTGATCTTTTAACCTCTAATTTGGGGTATAAATTTACTCCTATCAGCTTTATTTTTCCTTCTTCCACCCATTTTTGCTCCTGAACAGCCTGATCATAGATTTTTTTCTGGATCGTTCCCTGCTTTAAAAGCTCAAGATATCCACCGCCCTCTTCAATCTCAACAAAGAGCGTCCAGGATTTTTCTGCGATCTGACGGGTAATGTCTTCAATATAATAACTTCCGTTGGACGCATCCTCAAATACATTAATGATACTTTCGTATGCCATCACGATTTGTTGTTTAAAGGAAATTTCTTCGGAATTGTCCGTGCTTCTGTCAACCAGGTAATTGTTGCTGAAAACGGCATCTGCTCCGGCAATCATCGCAGAAGCGAGCTCTAATGTAGAACGGATCAGGTTATTTTCGGTGTCTGCAATAGCTTTGTTCCTTAATGATGTTTCCGCAAAAATGTATGGGGTTTCATTGCAGCCATATTCTTTGGATAACTGGTTAAAAACTATTTTAAATGCTCTCAGCTTTGCCATCTCAAAGAAATAATTCCCTCCGACTGCAATCCTGAAAATCAGTTTATTTAAAATATCAGGTCCGTAAACTTCTGCAAGTTCTTTGGTTTTTGCCAGTGCAATGGCCAGCTGCTGATAAATGGCGGCCCCGGCATTCTGGTGAAGTGAAATATCTATACAAATATTTCTTTTGAAGTCCTTGGATAAAAGTTCCTTTGCAAGCTGATCATCAATAATGCCTTCATTTTCGTTAAAAACATCAATCAGCGAGAAATATTGGTCCTCTTCCTTAGGACTGATATGCCCGGCAAGGTCTTTATTATTAACAAAAAGAGTCTTCTGCTCCAGCGTTTCTACATTCTGATCCAAAATAAATGCAAATACATCTTCTTCCAGACTTTCATGGTATCTTGCTACCAGATGAGTATTTTCTTCCACTTTTGGCAGGTTGGCCACGGGCTTCTGAATTTCACTGTAAAAAGGTTTTACTTCTATCCCTTCAAGGTTTTCTTTCTTCAGGACAGCGTAAATATCTTCTGTTTTAAGTTGTTTTTTTACTAAGTTTTCCCAGTTTGGAAGTATATCTGTATTGGACATGGACTATTGGTTAATTTGTGAAAGATCAATTGTGAATTTTGCTTCGCAAGTCAATTGGAAATTAATAAAAAATGACCATTGACCATTCACTATTGACATTTTATTTTTTAGCAGCATCAGCGCTGTCTACTACCAGAATGAAGATTTCTTCATTTGGTTTTTTCATAAAATAATTTTCCCTTGCGTATTTTTCTTTTTCCGACTTATTGTTCATCAGCTTCTTATAAAAAGCATCGTTCTTTTCATATTCTTTTTTATAATATTCCAGCTGGTCTTCATATCGGCTGATCTCACCGTTCAGTTCATGAATAACAAGGAAAGAGGTTTTATCAAAGAAAATCATCCATACCAGAAACATACAGATGGTAATGGTATATTTGTTCAGCACATATTTCTGGATCAGTTTGAATGTTTCAGACTTCGGCTGGATGTCTTTAATAAGTTTGTTTTCTTTCATTTTAATGTTTTCTCAACGAATTTTTGATAACAGTAGTTAAAAAATCAATCGCTACGGAATTCTGTCTCATATTCGGAATGATAAGATCTGCTTCATTCTTCGATGGTTCTATAAATTCCTGATGCATTGGTTTCAGTGTGGTCTGGTACCTGTGAAGCACTTCACCAAGGTCTCTTCCTCTTTCCTGTGTATCTCTCCTGATCCTCCTGATCAGCCTTTCATCAGAATCAGCATGAACAAATACTTTCAAATCGAATTCCTTCAGCAGTTCTTTGTTCGTAAGGACCAGAATACCTTCTACTACCAATACATTTTTAGGTTCTACAGTGACATGGTCGCCGGTTCGGGAATGAGTAACAAAGCTGTAAACGGGCTGTTCAATGGGCTCGTTATTTTTTAAAGCTTTCACATGTTTGATCATCAAATCGAAATCTATGGACTTTGGATGGTCATAGTTCAGAGCTTCTCTCTCGGTAAGAGTCAGATTCTGATTATCATGATAATAATTATCCTGAGAAAGGATATTCATTCCTTCAATATCAAGCTGCTGCAGTATCTTGTCAACAACTGTAGTTTTGCCGGATCCTGTTCCTCCGGCAATTCCTATTACAAGCATTCCTTTTTTGTTTCTTTATAGTTGGTACAAATATACTATTTTAGATGAATGCAAGTAAAACAATCCCTGCAGATTTTGGTTTTAACAAAAAATCCGGTGACTAAGCACCGGATTTAAAAGGTTTTCAAAACTTTTATTTCTTGATGAATTTTGAAGATAAATCAATTCCTTTTACGGTCAGGATATAATTTCCGGACGGAAGGTTCGAAATATCTATTTTATTTTTACCGTTTCCGATCGTCGTTTCCATTATTTTTCTACCTTCCATGTTATGGATTTCGGCTTTTTCTTCCTTATCTCCTTTTAATACAACAAAGATTGCGTCAGTAGCAGGGTTCGGATATACGGAAGCCTGGTTTTCTTTCTTCACTTCTTTTGTGCTCAGGGCGCAGTTGTATTCCGGAAGTACATATCCGGCAGCGGTAAACTCCTCTGTCATCGCCGTAATATCATTACAATTGAATCCAAACTGTCCTAACATATCAATTCCAGCCTGTCTTACGGCAATAGCGGCATTCTGCTGGTTTGTGCTGGAGGTTGTTAAATCCAGTCCTTCCAAAAAGGCTCTGTCTGTTTTCTCTTTTCCTATTCTGTTCCAGATTCTCATCAGTGCAGAAGCCCAGATTTGTCCTTTTGTATGGATTGCTCCCGTTCCTGGATACGTAACAGTATAGTTGGTGATTCTGCCTGCCCAATATTGGTTGTGCCCGTCCCAGTTAAACATCCAGTTATACTCAGGAGCTGAAGAAGCCCATTGATTTAAGCTTCTGCTGTAGGACTGCGCCCAATAATCACCACATCCTTCACTTAATCCATCTGAATTGGAAACTCCTCCGGAAAGCCAGTGATGAATTCCGTGTCCCAGTTCATGTATAATAACATCTGCATCTTCAGCGTCATCTACGCCTCCCTGGCCAAACTGCAGCACTCCGGAAGTACTATAACTGGAATTATCGGCTCCATTTAAAGCGTGAGGATCGTAAAGAACAGCCCCTCCATTCGTTGTCGGCCTGCAGGTTATTCCCAATGTTTCATTGATGTATCTCAAACTTTTATCTACATGCCAGAATACATTTACCGCCTCAAAGCCCAATTCACTTCTATTGAATAAAAACTGGTTGGTAGCCTGAGTGAATAATCCTGAATTAGGATTACTTACATTGGCAATTTCTACGTAAGCATTTTTTAATTTATAAACATTATTGGCAAACTCTATATCAGATAAAGTCACTAAAGTTCTGGCATTATCAAGGCTGGCATTGGTTGCGTCATTATTATCTACAAAATTACCTGTATAGGCAGATCCTGTTTTCGACAACGGATCCGGATCAAAAACATAGCCGGAGCCGGAAGCTTTAAAACTGTTTTTTTTCTGTGTTTTAGGTGCTTTATTTTTTTTGTGGTCATCAGAGTCGCCTTCATGTCCGCGGTGGTATACGGCAATATCCTTTACGCTTACTACAGTACCTGTCTTTGCATCAATAATCGTTTCCCAGCTGCCAGGATTGTCATAAGGATTAATTACAGCTCTATACACCAGCTTGGTATCACCTTCATCCGTTATATAAACAAACAGTTTATTTTCCTGATAAGTAATCGCTCCTTCTCCCTTACTGGCCACGATAGCCTTTTTGAACGCATCAGCAGCAGATATAGAAGGAACAGTATCCACTTCCTTCAGGTTTTTTTTCAGACTTTCCGTCGCCGTATAGCTTAATTTGCCTTCCTTATTGAAGTGAACTAAAATTTCAGACTGAAAAACAGGAACATCTTTGATCATCTGCTGAAAACGCAGTGTTTCGCCTGTATTTCCTTTACGTACTGAGCTAAGTTTAAGTGTACTGAATCCCGGAATTCCTAAAGTTCTTGTGTTTTCTTTTATCCAGCTTCTGGCCGGGGTTTCAAAAGATGATGTCTGGGCATTTAATGCGGAAAAGCATAATATACCGCAAAGAAGCATCGAAGTAATTTTTTGTTTCATTGATTTATATTTTATAGTGCGTTGTATTTGCTAATATAAATAAATTTAAACATATTTATCACCAAAAAGCGAGTAATTTGCAACAAAAGTTACATTTTCAACAAAAACTCCACCCAAAGGTGGAGTTTCACTTATACGATTTCGCTTGTTAATTCTCTTGAAAGCAGTTTTTCATGCATAGGCTTCAGCAAATCCAGAGCGCCTGTTTTTACCGTGCATTTGCCTTTATAATGGACCAGCATGGTGCATTGTTCTGCCTGTTCCAGTGTATGTTTGCAGATTTCGATCAGACAATCGATCACATAATCAAACGTGTGAACATCATCGTTATGAAGAACAAGCTTATAGACTTCATCTGTGTCATCCAAAACCAATACTTCCTCTTCATACTGCCGTTTCGGATCTTCGTAATCTTTTATGCTGTTATAAAAAAACATCTTTTTATCCATTAAACTTCCCCAATTTTATCAGCCAGATCATTCAGAACATTCGGGCCTTCATAAACCAATTCTACAAGCTCTACGCTTTTATTGTTCATTTTCAGAATCTTGAAATGGTAATTTTCCAGATCAAATTCATCATTTTCTTCCGGAATATCTTCCAGGGCATGCAGAATAAATCCAGCCAGTGAATTGTATTCACTTTCTTCTGAAAGCGGCAGTCTTTTAGGCAGATATTCATTGATCTCATCCAATGGCTGCGTAGCCTGAACCCAATAAATATTATCGCCTATCTTATCTACCAGCTTGTCTTCGTCATCTTCTTCATCCTGTATTTCCCCTACCAATTCCTCAAGGATATCTTCAAGGGTAATAATACCTTCAGTTCCTCCAAATTCATCAATAACGATGGCAAGGTGCTGTTTTTTCTGCTGGAATATCTTCAGAAGGTCTGAGATTTTTTTACTCCCCACCACGAAAAAAGCATCACGCATCAGATCTTTCAGATCTTCATGGGTAAGGTCACCTTTTCTTTTAACGAATTCCCTTATAATTTCCTTGGTATAGAACACCCCGATTACGTTATCTATGGAATCAAGATATACCGGGATACGGGAGTAACCGCTGTCCATGATCTTGTTGATAATTTCATTGATCTCTTCCTCAAAATCAATTGAGGTGATATTCTGTCTCGGAACCATGATCTGTTTGGCAGAATGATCTGTAAAATCAAATGCATTCTTGATAATCTCATAATTCTCTTCTTCAATCTCTCCGCTATCGGCACTCTGTTTTACCAGGAGCTGAAGTTCTTCAGTAGAGTGAATTTCCTGCTCTGAAGCCGGATGTATTTTTACCAATCTTAAGAATGTATTCGACATCAGGTTCATCAACCAGATGAACGGCTTGAAAACCGTGTAAAAAACTCTTAATGGAACTGCCGTAGCCATTGTAGTCGCTTCTGATTTTCTGATCGCTATAGATTTTGGGATAAGCTCTCCAAATACAATGTGCATTACGGTAATCAGTACAAAGCTTGTCGCCACTGAAATAGTAGTAATGGTTGCCTGGGTGAAATCTACATTCAAAGAATGGAAAATACCTTCAACAACGTGGTGCAAAGCACTTTCACCTACCCAACCCAATGCAAGGGATGCCAATGTAATACCAAGCTGTGTTGCAGATAGATACTCATCAAGATGTTTGATAATGTGTTCCGCCTGCTTGGCCATGGAGTTACCCTCTGCAGCTTTCAGCTGGATTTGTGAGTAACGAACTTTAACAATTGAAAATTCTGCGGCTACGAAAAAGCCATTTAATAAAACAAGAAATAAGGCTAGCAAAAGCCTGACTATGTCCGAGTCCATTTAGAAATTATATAATTTTAGCTACAAAGATAGATAAAATAAAAATAACCTGAGTTGGGGTTAAGACATTTTGGGAATGCAATTTTTCAGCAGGAAGATGGGATGGTTGAAGATAGAAGTTTTTAGAGGGCGAAAAATAGGCTCAAAATATTTTTTGAGTCGGAATACGGATTTAATAAGATATTCGTTTCTACGGGGCAAAGAAGAATTGAAATTTTCATTGATTGACTTCTGAAACCTTAACTGCTTAATAATTTTAAACCTTATCCTGTCTCCAATCTAAACAAAAAAGCACCGACCATGTCGATGCTTAGTATGATATTAAAATAATTCCTTATGAATTTTTCAAAGCTTCTGCTCCGGAAACGATCTCCAGGATCTCGTTTGTAATAGCAGCCTGTCTTGCTTTGTTGTAGAAGATCACCAGGTCATTTTTAAGAGCCTGTGCGTTGTCTGTTGCTTTGTGCATTGCAGTCATTCTCGCTCCGTGCTCAGATGCCACTGAATCCAGGATGGCTTTGAAAACCTGAGTTTTGATCGATTTAGGAATCAGATTATCTAAGATTTCAGCTCTGTTCGGTTCGAAAATATAATCTGTTTCAACCTGAGGCTCCGTAGTTTCCGGCATTGAAATCGGAAGAAGCTGCTCTGTGGTTACTTCCTGTGTAGCTGCATTAACGAATTTATTATAAATCAAATATACTTCGTCAAATTTACCTTCTCTGAAACTTGTCATCACCCCTTCACTCACGTGAGCTACAGTATCGAAGTTCAGATTATCAAAAACAGAACTTTCATTAGCGTAAACCGCACGTGTTTTTCTTACTGCGTCATAAGCTTTCTTACCAATTGAAAGAACTTCTACCTCATATTGAGAATTGTTCTGAAACTGGGCATTAAGCTCTTTTACAATAGACGAGTTGAAAGCTCCCGCAAGACCTCTGTTTGAAGTAACAGCAATGAAAAGCACTCTTTTTACCTCTCTTTTTTGAGCATAAACAGAAATCTGATCAGGATCAGAGCTGGAATTTACATTCTGGATAAGCTCCTGTAGTTTTTCAGAATAAGGTCTTAGCATTACGATTGCATCCTGTGCTTTTTTAAGTTTCGCAGCGGAAACCATTTTCATAGCACGTGTAATCTGCATCGTAGATGAAATTGAACTAATTCTGCCTCGTATTTCTTTTAAGTTTGCCATTATTGTGGTTCAAGGTTTAAGGTCTAAAGTTTAAGGTTTAAAACATTGAATTCTAAACCTTAAACATTGAATTTTTTAGTTATATTTTGAAGCTAAATCGTTAGCTGCCTGCTTAAGAACGTTGGTAATATCGTTATCGATTTTACCAGCTTTAATAGCCGCCATTGTATCAGGGTGCTTAGATCTTAGGAACTCGATGTATTCTATCTGGAATTCTTTTACTTTTCTGATCGGAACGTTTCTTAAAAGGTTCTCTGTTCCTGCGTAGATCATCGCTACCTGGCTGTCTACCGGAAGTGGAGAGTTTACCGGCTGCTTAAGGATCTCAACGTTTCTTTCCCCTTTAGAGATAACTGCTAAAGTAGAAGCATCAAGGTCAGAACCGAATTTAGCAAACGCTTCCAATTCTTTATATTGTGCCTGGTCTAATTTAAGAGTACCAGATACTTTTTTCATTGATTTGATCTGAGCGTTACCTCCTACCCTTGATACAGAGATCCCTACGTTGATCGCAGGACGAACCCCTGAGTTGAACAGGTCAGACTCCAGGAAGATCTGTCCGTCTGTGATGGAGATTACGTTGGTTGGAATATACGCAGAAACGTCACCAGCCTGAGTTTCGATAATCGGAAGGGCAGTTAATGAACCTCCTCCTTTTACGATTGGCTTTAGAGAGTCTGGTAAGTCGTTCATCTGGCTCGCAATCTGGTCGTCAGCAATTACTTTTGCTGCTCTTTCCAATAATCTTGAGTGAAGGTAGAAAACGTCTCCAGGGTAAGCTTCACGGCCCGGTGGTCTTCTCAATAGAAGAGAAAGCTCACGGTAAGCCACCGCCTGTTTTGATAAATCATCATAAACGATCAATGCAGGTCTGCCGGTGTCTCTGAAGAACTCCCCGATAGATGCTCCAGCCATTGCAGAATATACCTGCATAGGAACCGGATCTGATGCGTTAGCCGCAACGATTACAGTGTACGCTAAAGCTCCTTTATCAGAAAGGGTTTTAACGATTTGTGCTACGGTAGAAGCTTTCTGACCGATCGCAACATATATACAATATACAGGCTTACCTGCATCAAAGAATTCTTTCTGGTTGATGATCGTATCAATTGCAACAGTAGTTTTACCTGTCTGTCTGTCACCAATGATAAGCTCTCTTTGCCCTCTTCCTACCGGGATCATAGAGTCAATCGCTACGATACCTGTTTGTAAAGGCTCAGTTACCGGCTGTCTGAAGATAACTCCAGGAGCCTTTCTTTCCAATGGCATTTCGTATAAATCCCCAGTAATAGGACCTTTACCATCGATAGGGTTACCAAGAGTATCTACTACTCTTCCCAACATCCCTTCTCCTACTTTGATAGAAGAGATTCTGTTTGTTCTTCTTACTGTGTCTCCTTCTTTTACTAATTTACTTTCCCCAAGTAGCGCAACACCTACGTTGTCTTCTTCAAGGTTTAGTACAATACCTTCTACATCACTAGAAAATTTCACCAACTCTCCGTATTGTACGTTTTCTAACCCGTATACACGAGCAATACCATCACCGATGGTTAAAACTGTACCTACTTCCTCAACGTTGGATTGAGTGTCGAAGTTGGCCAATTGCTGTTTTAAGATCGCAGATACTTCTGCCGGATTTATTTCTGCCATTGTATGGTTGTTTTTTCTTTAATTTAACTGAAAATCTTTTTTAACTTGGTTCAATTTGGTCTTTACAGACGCATCTACCTGCTGATCACCTACTCTTAAAATGTAACCTCCTAAAATTTCAGGCTTCACATTTAAGTTCAGGTCAAAGTTTGAACCTTCTTTTACAAGATTGGTAGATCTTAAGATCTGATCAAGGTTCTCTTTGGAAAGCTGAGTCGCTGTGGTAAGAGTAATTCTCTGTACCCCGTTGATGTCCTCTACTTTATTGATAAACTCCTGAGCGATATTTTTCAACTGGCTTTCACGGCCGTGTTTGATCACTAATCTGATCAGGTTCTGTGAAGAAACCGAAAAACCTTTAAAAATTTCGTTTGCTGCCTCTATTTTCTTTTTGGAATCAATGTAAGGCGTAAGGAAAAATTTGTTCAAATCCTTAGATTCAGACATGATCTTCACTACATCTTTCATTTCAGAAAATACAGCAGCGGTCTGACCTGATTCATTGGTGAAATCAATCAGTCCCTGTGCGTATCTTTTAGCTACTTTAGATGTAAGCATTCTTAGTTAAGGTTTGATTTGTTTAAATAATTTTGAACTAATTCGTTTTGAGCTTCGCTGTTGTCCAGCTTTTGCTTAAGGATAGATTCAGCGATGTTTACAGATAAAGCACCGATTTGAGTTTTGATATCTGCCATAGCAGCATTTTTCTCAGTCTGGATAGTCTGCTTAGCTGCTTCGATCAGTTTATCTCCTTCAGTTTTTGCAGCATCTTTAGCCTCACCTACGATTCTATCTTTAATTTCTCTGGCTTCTTTAAGGATCGCATCTCTTTCGATCTTAGCTTCACGAATAATTCTTTCGTTATCCTCTTTTAAAGTCTCCATCTCTTTTCTTGCCAATTTAGCTTGATTAAGAGCATCAACAATAGAAGTTTCTCTGTCATTGATAGATTTTAAAATAGGTTTCCAAGCAAATTTGCCTAACAAAAATAATAATGCTAGAAAAATAACAGACTGGATAATAAATAATCCTGATGAAAACTGGTGAATTAATTCCATTATATAAATGTATAAATAATTATTACTTTTTTTCTTAAATAACCATTACCTGTAACCAACCGTTACGGGTAATGGTTTGATTTTAATTAGTTTACTGCGAATAGAGCAGCAAACGCAACACCTTCAACAAGTGCAGCAGCGATAAGCATAGCTGTTTGGATTTTTCCAGATTGCTCAGGTTGTCTAGCGATAGCTTCAAGAGCAGCAGCTCCGATTTTACCAAGACCGATACCTACACCTAGTACTACGATACCAGCACCTACAATTTTAGGGATTTCCATAATATATAATTTTAAAAAATTTGTTTTACTTTAATTTATAATTCCAATTAGTGAGCTG containing:
- the atpA gene encoding F0F1 ATP synthase subunit alpha — translated: MAEINPAEVSAILKQQLANFDTQSNVEEVGTVLTIGDGIARVYGLENVQYGELVKFSSDVEGIVLNLEEDNVGVALLGESKLVKEGDTVRRTNRISSIKVGEGMLGRVVDTLGNPIDGKGPITGDLYEMPLERKAPGVIFRQPVTEPLQTGIVAIDSMIPVGRGQRELIIGDRQTGKTTVAIDTIINQKEFFDAGKPVYCIYVAIGQKASTVAQIVKTLSDKGALAYTVIVAANASDPVPMQVYSAMAGASIGEFFRDTGRPALIVYDDLSKQAVAYRELSLLLRRPPGREAYPGDVFYLHSRLLERAAKVIADDQIASQMNDLPDSLKPIVKGGGSLTALPIIETQAGDVSAYIPTNVISITDGQIFLESDLFNSGVRPAINVGISVSRVGGNAQIKSMKKVSGTLKLDQAQYKELEAFAKFGSDLDASTLAVISKGERNVEILKQPVNSPLPVDSQVAMIYAGTENLLRNVPIRKVKEFQIEYIEFLRSKHPDTMAAIKAGKIDNDITNVLKQAANDLASKYN
- the atpH gene encoding ATP synthase F1 subunit delta; amino-acid sequence: MLTSKVAKRYAQGLIDFTNESGQTAAVFSEMKDVVKIMSESKDLNKFFLTPYIDSKKKIEAANEIFKGFSVSSQNLIRLVIKHGRESQLKNIAQEFINKVEDINGVQRITLTTATQLSKENLDQILRSTNLVKEGSNFDLNLNVKPEILGGYILRVGDQQVDASVKTKLNQVKKDFQLN
- a CDS encoding F0F1 ATP synthase subunit B, with the translated sequence MELIHQFSSGLFIIQSVIFLALLFLLGKFAWKPILKSINDRETSIVDALNQAKLARKEMETLKEDNERIIREAKIERDAILKEAREIKDRIVGEAKDAAKTEGDKLIEAAKQTIQTEKNAAMADIKTQIGALSVNIAESILKQKLDNSEAQNELVQNYLNKSNLN
- the atpE gene encoding ATP synthase F0 subunit C; translated protein: MEIPKIVGAGIVVLGVGIGLGKIGAAALEAIARQPEQSGKIQTAMLIAAALVEGVAFAALFAVN